A genomic region of Thermodesulfovibrio aggregans contains the following coding sequences:
- a CDS encoding cation:proton antiporter domain-containing protein — protein MYEFLQAILLIFGISGLIIYILGKLNIPSIVGFLIAGTVIGPYGLGFIKSPHDVEIIAEIGVILLMFTIGVEFSLPRLLSLKREVFLFGGLQVILTIIVITILSQFILDVSLNSSIFYGFIVALSSTAIVMKLLADKGELNSPHGKICLGILLFQDLCVVPLMLFTNILSGSSGTYSNFFTVIIKSSLILSIVFIFSRLAVPYILHEIVKTRNRELFIISTILICLGTALFTSKLGLSLALGAFLAGVVISESEYSAQAISDILPFKEIFSGIFFISVGMLLNLDYVRTNLLEEFLIVGGIFSVKTMVVALIIYIFMHSLKLSLKSAFSLSQIGEFSFVLAFTGKSLSLLDENAYQSFISASVITMLLTPLIIRYSPNIVDSLSNKKFFKYFERAKKIKESDIVIKKSNHVIIIGFGLNGRNLARVLKETNIPYVVLELNPETVRKMKKKGEPIYYGDGTSQEILHKLGIKRAKVLVVAISDPSATRKIVQIAKTENPVIHIIVRTRFVTEIEELKKLGADEVIPEEFETSLEIFARVLHYFSVPRNQILQMIEKIRAEGYEILRFADTPKTRAGIECVIFEGLDMDSFLVEKDSWLIGHSLKSLNIRNRAKVTVIAIQRGKETILNPPADFVLKEGDIIIYVGEKKQLVEALKFFQKKD, from the coding sequence ATGTACGAATTTTTACAAGCTATCCTTTTAATTTTTGGCATTTCAGGTTTAATAATTTATATTCTCGGTAAACTCAACATTCCCTCTATTGTAGGATTTTTAATTGCTGGAACAGTAATAGGTCCCTATGGTCTTGGATTTATTAAAAGTCCTCATGATGTTGAGATTATTGCTGAAATTGGAGTTATACTTTTGATGTTCACCATAGGAGTAGAATTTTCTCTTCCAAGACTGCTCTCTCTTAAGAGGGAAGTATTTCTATTCGGAGGTCTTCAAGTTATTTTAACTATTATTGTAATAACCATTTTGAGTCAATTCATACTGGATGTTTCTTTAAACAGCTCAATTTTCTATGGATTTATTGTAGCCCTCAGCAGTACAGCTATTGTTATGAAATTACTCGCTGATAAAGGAGAATTGAACTCCCCTCATGGCAAAATTTGTCTTGGAATTCTTCTTTTTCAGGATCTCTGTGTTGTTCCTCTCATGCTCTTTACCAATATTCTTTCTGGTAGCAGTGGAACATATTCTAATTTTTTCACTGTTATTATTAAATCATCGCTAATACTCTCAATTGTTTTTATATTCTCTCGATTAGCTGTACCTTACATTCTCCATGAAATTGTCAAGACAAGAAATAGAGAACTATTTATAATTTCAACAATACTTATCTGTCTTGGAACCGCCCTTTTTACATCAAAGTTGGGACTTTCGCTTGCTCTTGGAGCTTTCTTGGCTGGAGTAGTTATATCAGAGTCTGAATACTCTGCGCAGGCTATATCAGATATTCTGCCTTTTAAAGAGATATTTTCTGGCATTTTTTTCATATCAGTAGGAATGCTTTTAAATCTCGATTATGTAAGAACTAACTTATTGGAAGAATTTCTTATTGTGGGTGGTATTTTCTCTGTAAAAACAATGGTAGTTGCATTGATTATATACATTTTTATGCATTCATTAAAGTTGTCATTAAAATCTGCCTTTTCACTATCACAGATTGGAGAATTTTCTTTTGTATTAGCATTTACTGGAAAATCTCTCTCTCTCTTAGATGAAAATGCATATCAGAGTTTTATTTCGGCTTCAGTCATAACAATGCTACTTACTCCATTGATAATCAGGTATTCACCAAATATAGTAGATTCATTATCTAACAAGAAGTTTTTCAAATATTTTGAAAGGGCTAAAAAAATTAAAGAATCAGATATTGTCATCAAAAAATCAAATCATGTAATTATCATAGGTTTTGGTCTAAATGGAAGAAATCTTGCTAGAGTTCTTAAAGAGACGAATATACCATATGTAGTTTTAGAGCTTAATCCTGAAACAGTTAGAAAAATGAAAAAGAAAGGAGAACCCATATATTATGGAGATGGAACAAGTCAGGAAATATTACATAAACTCGGTATTAAAAGAGCTAAAGTCCTCGTTGTTGCTATATCAGATCCTTCTGCAACAAGAAAAATAGTTCAAATAGCAAAAACTGAAAACCCCGTTATACATATAATTGTCAGGACAAGATTTGTAACAGAGATTGAAGAGTTGAAAAAATTAGGAGCTGATGAAGTTATTCCTGAGGAGTTTGAAACGTCTCTGGAAATTTTTGCCAGAGTTTTACATTACTTTAGTGTGCCTAGAAATCAAATATTGCAAATGATAGAAAAAATAAGAGCAGAAGGTTATGAAATTTTAAGATTTGCCGACACTCCAAAAACTCGTGCAGGAATTGAGTGTGTTATTTTTGAAGGACTCGATATGGATAGTTTTTTAGTAGAAAAAGATTCATGGTTAATAGGACATTCTCTTAAATCTCTTAATATAAGAAATAGAGCAAAAGTTACAGTGATTGCTATTCAAAGAGGAAAAGAGACTATTTTAAATCCACCTGCTGATTTTGTTTTAAAAGAGGGAGATATAATAATCTATGTAGGCGAAAAAAAACAGCTGGTTGAAGCATTGAAATTTTTTCAGAAAAAAGATTAA
- a CDS encoding thiamine pyrophosphate-dependent enzyme — protein sequence MKKKFSRPESLKNVPFRYCPGCGHSIAHRLIAEVIDELKIKEITIGIAPVGCAVFAYDYFDIDMLEIPHGRPPAAATGMKRVCPDKVIFTYQGDGDLAAIGTAEIIHAANRGENITIFFINNANYGMTGGQMAPTTLVGQKTTTTPLGRIPEVAGYPVHVSELLAVLEGSAFIARGSLDSYKNIVITKKYIEKAFKYQLEGKGFSLVEMLSPCPTDWGMTPEEALKWLRENMMKEFKLGVIKDKWNNA from the coding sequence ATGAAAAAGAAATTTTCAAGACCTGAATCATTAAAAAATGTTCCATTTAGATATTGCCCTGGCTGTGGACACAGTATTGCTCACAGGCTTATTGCAGAAGTGATTGACGAACTTAAAATAAAAGAAATAACTATTGGGATCGCACCTGTCGGATGTGCTGTATTTGCCTATGATTATTTTGATATAGACATGCTTGAAATTCCTCATGGAAGACCACCTGCAGCAGCAACTGGAATGAAGAGAGTATGTCCTGATAAAGTAATATTTACTTATCAAGGAGATGGAGACCTTGCAGCAATTGGAACTGCTGAAATAATTCATGCTGCCAATCGTGGAGAAAATATAACGATATTTTTTATAAACAATGCCAATTATGGAATGACAGGTGGGCAGATGGCACCAACAACTCTTGTGGGACAAAAAACTACTACAACTCCACTTGGTAGAATTCCTGAAGTTGCAGGATATCCAGTTCATGTCTCAGAATTGCTTGCAGTTCTTGAAGGTTCGGCCTTTATTGCAAGAGGCTCTCTTGATAGTTATAAAAACATTGTCATAACTAAAAAATACATTGAAAAAGCCTTTAAATATCAGCTTGAAGGGAAAGGATTCAGCCTTGTTGAAATGCTCTCACCCTGCCCTACTGATTGGGGAATGACTCCTGAAGAAGCTTTAAAGTGGCTCAGGGAAAATATGATGAAGGAATTTAAATTAGGAGTAATTAAAGATAAATGGAACAACGCATAA
- a CDS encoding N-acetyltransferase: MKVRKALVPDIKSIHKLINEFAKKGEMLPRSLNELYENIRDFLVFEEDNEIKGVCALHILWEDLAEIRSLAVKRESQKKGIGTILVKKCLNEAKKLGVKRVFVLTYVPEFFKRAGFKELDKSKLPQKIWGDCIRCPKFPECDEVALIYEFRE, from the coding sequence TTGAAAGTTAGAAAAGCTTTAGTACCCGATATCAAATCAATTCATAAATTAATCAATGAATTTGCCAAAAAAGGAGAGATGCTTCCGCGTTCTTTGAACGAACTCTATGAAAATATTAGAGATTTTTTGGTTTTTGAAGAAGATAATGAAATTAAAGGGGTATGTGCTTTACATATATTATGGGAAGATCTTGCTGAAATTAGGTCATTAGCAGTAAAAAGAGAGTCACAAAAAAAAGGAATTGGAACTATACTTGTGAAAAAGTGTCTCAATGAAGCTAAAAAGCTTGGAGTTAAAAGAGTTTTTGTTTTAACATATGTTCCAGAATTTTTCAAAAGAGCTGGATTTAAAGAGCTTGACAAATCAAAGCTTCCTCAAAAAATATGGGGAGATTGTATAAGATGTCCAAAATTTCCTGAATGTGATGAAGTTGCTCTTATTTACGAATTCAGGGAATAA
- the mtaB gene encoding tRNA (N(6)-L-threonylcarbamoyladenosine(37)-C(2))-methylthiotransferase MtaB, whose translation MKVSFFTYGCKVNQAESQKWEKFLKLRGYTVTTNPEEADFWIINTCAVTHKAEVQSRQIIEKAKKSGKKVYVTGCFVELCKPKETENLKVFLNFEKDSIINNFESFNKNNTLNISRHRAIVKIQDGCNHFCSYCIVPYLRGKPRSYKLEDIIEEINDYLSMGIKEIILSGINIGLYGIDLEDNVNLNTLLKQLLKQTTGFRIRLSSIEVNHIDEEFLEIISDSRICKHLHIPLQHGSDRILNLMNRAYNSNQFLNIIEKIFKFYPDISIGTDVIVGFPSETDEDFKKTLQLIERIGFSYLHVFSFSKRPFTKASQMPEQIPENIKKDRANYLIKIGKDKKSKYIKKFLGSELDVIVENKKNGFYSGTSDNYIKCFITNSKLSEGDILKVIVNSVDDEHAFVSLINNK comes from the coding sequence ATGAAAGTATCCTTTTTTACCTATGGATGCAAAGTTAATCAGGCAGAATCTCAGAAATGGGAAAAATTTTTAAAGCTTAGAGGATATACCGTTACAACTAATCCTGAAGAAGCAGATTTCTGGATTATAAATACCTGTGCAGTAACTCACAAGGCTGAAGTTCAATCAAGACAGATTATAGAAAAAGCTAAAAAATCGGGTAAAAAAGTCTATGTCACAGGTTGTTTTGTAGAGCTATGTAAACCCAAAGAAACAGAAAACTTAAAAGTATTTTTAAATTTTGAAAAAGACAGTATAATCAATAATTTTGAATCATTTAATAAAAATAATACTTTAAATATTTCAAGACATAGAGCTATTGTAAAAATTCAGGATGGATGCAATCACTTCTGCAGCTATTGTATTGTTCCATACTTAAGAGGAAAACCCAGAAGTTATAAATTGGAAGATATTATTGAAGAAATAAACGATTATCTCTCAATGGGAATTAAGGAAATTATTTTAAGTGGAATAAATATTGGACTTTATGGAATAGATCTTGAAGACAATGTAAATTTAAATACACTTCTAAAACAACTACTTAAACAAACTACGGGGTTTAGAATCAGACTAAGTTCTATTGAAGTAAATCATATTGACGAAGAATTTCTTGAAATAATATCTGACAGTAGAATTTGCAAACACCTTCACATTCCTCTTCAGCATGGAAGTGATAGAATCCTTAATTTAATGAATAGAGCATATAATTCTAATCAATTTTTAAATATCATAGAAAAAATCTTTAAATTCTATCCTGATATTTCAATTGGGACTGATGTTATAGTTGGTTTTCCATCAGAAACTGATGAAGATTTTAAAAAAACCTTACAACTAATTGAAAGAATTGGATTTTCCTATTTACATGTTTTTTCATTCTCAAAAAGACCTTTTACAAAAGCCTCTCAGATGCCAGAACAAATTCCCGAAAATATTAAAAAAGATAGAGCAAATTATCTTATAAAAATAGGCAAAGATAAAAAATCAAAATATATTAAAAAATTTTTAGGATCAGAGCTTGATGTAATTGTAGAAAATAAAAAAAATGGTTTTTATTCTGGAACTTCTGACAATTATATTAAATGTTTTATCACCAACAGCAAACTTTCCGAAGGAGATATTTTAAAAGTAATTGTTAATTCAGTTGACGATGAACACGCATTTGTAAGTTTAATTAACAACAAATAA
- a CDS encoding cytochrome b/b6 domain-containing protein, with protein MKKIYLHPLPVRIWHWINAIGFIILIITGAQIRFVDSMGLMSFETAVQIHSWLGFILLANYFIWLLYYLLSGKLFKIYVPPFWRPVEFIKNSIRQAKYYGYGIMVGDKNPHHPTPENKFNPMQQISYLMIMALLIPLQIITGLILWDPELFGSLAKLIGGIQIATLIHTALWIFFSAFIIVHFYLATLGHTPMAHIKAMFTGYEEEHE; from the coding sequence ATGAAGAAAATTTATCTTCATCCATTACCAGTCAGAATCTGGCATTGGATAAATGCAATAGGTTTCATAATACTTATAATTACAGGTGCTCAAATAAGATTTGTTGACTCAATGGGATTGATGAGCTTTGAAACTGCTGTTCAAATTCATAGCTGGCTTGGTTTTATATTGCTTGCAAACTATTTTATATGGCTATTGTACTATCTTTTATCGGGTAAACTATTCAAAATCTACGTACCACCTTTCTGGAGACCTGTGGAATTTATAAAAAATTCAATAAGACAGGCTAAATATTATGGATATGGAATAATGGTAGGCGATAAAAATCCTCATCATCCAACACCTGAAAATAAATTTAATCCAATGCAACAAATCTCCTATTTAATGATAATGGCACTTCTTATACCATTACAAATTATTACAGGCTTGATTCTCTGGGATCCAGAGCTTTTCGGTTCATTGGCTAAACTCATTGGTGGAATACAGATTGCTACACTCATTCATACAGCTCTTTGGATATTCTTCAGTGCCTTTATAATTGTCCATTTCTACCTTGCCACACTAGGACACACACCAATGGCACATATTAAGGCTATGTTTACAGGTTACGAAGAAGAACATGAATAG
- the miaB gene encoding tRNA (N6-isopentenyl adenosine(37)-C2)-methylthiotransferase MiaB, with amino-acid sequence MKGRAVYIKTFGCQMNEHDTERMLGIFESKGFIEVEEPKKADIVVFNTCAIRQKAEQKFLSSLGRIKHLKKKNPELKIIVAGCVAQLQGEKLLDRVPYIDYIIGPDNIHMIENILENQISNKIFTDENPLVANIKIPAKRMHHVKAWVNIMYGCNNYCAYCVVPYTRGRERSRPVESILEEIRLLGESGFKEITLLGQNVNSYRDGDIDFPSLLEKINEIKGIERIRFVTSHPKDLSKRLINAIKYCDKVCEHIHLPLQAGSNKILKLMNRKYTYEEYFEKICWLREAIPDISITSDIIVGFPQEQDEDFEKTINALKEIQFDGIFAFKFSPRTGTVAAKLDGQISEEVKSQRLTEILKLQDKITERKNKLLEGTIQEVLIEDKDEEEYSTGRTRTNKIVKIASDIGTGKIINVKIIKAHRHSLEGEIIKQ; translated from the coding sequence ATGAAGGGAAGGGCAGTTTACATAAAAACTTTCGGTTGTCAGATGAATGAACATGACACTGAAAGAATGCTTGGAATATTTGAATCAAAGGGATTTATTGAGGTTGAAGAACCAAAAAAGGCAGATATTGTTGTCTTTAATACCTGTGCAATAAGACAAAAGGCTGAACAAAAATTTTTAAGTAGTCTTGGAAGGATAAAACATCTTAAGAAGAAAAATCCTGAACTAAAAATTATTGTAGCAGGTTGTGTAGCGCAACTTCAAGGTGAAAAACTTTTAGACAGAGTTCCCTACATTGACTATATTATTGGACCAGATAATATTCATATGATTGAAAATATTTTAGAAAATCAAATTTCTAATAAAATATTTACTGATGAAAATCCCCTTGTTGCAAATATCAAAATTCCTGCTAAAAGAATGCATCATGTAAAGGCATGGGTAAATATTATGTATGGATGTAACAACTACTGCGCATACTGCGTTGTTCCATACACAAGGGGTAGGGAAAGAAGTAGACCTGTAGAGAGTATTCTTGAAGAAATTAGATTGCTTGGAGAGTCTGGATTTAAAGAAATTACACTACTTGGACAGAACGTAAATTCTTACAGAGATGGAGATATTGATTTTCCCTCTTTACTTGAAAAAATTAATGAAATTAAAGGGATTGAAAGAATTCGTTTTGTTACCTCTCATCCTAAGGATTTATCAAAAAGGCTTATCAATGCAATTAAATATTGTGATAAAGTATGTGAACATATTCATCTTCCTCTTCAGGCAGGGTCCAATAAAATTCTTAAATTAATGAATAGAAAATACACCTATGAAGAGTATTTTGAAAAAATATGCTGGCTTCGTGAGGCAATTCCAGATATTTCCATTACTTCAGATATTATTGTAGGATTTCCTCAAGAACAAGATGAAGATTTTGAAAAAACTATAAATGCTTTAAAGGAAATCCAGTTTGATGGTATTTTTGCTTTCAAATTTTCTCCACGAACTGGAACTGTTGCGGCAAAACTTGATGGACAAATTTCAGAAGAAGTCAAATCTCAAAGACTAACAGAGATCCTGAAACTTCAGGATAAAATAACAGAGAGAAAGAATAAATTACTTGAAGGCACAATTCAAGAAGTCCTTATTGAAGATAAGGATGAAGAAGAATACTCAACTGGAAGAACAAGAACAAACAAAATAGTAAAAATTGCTTCTGATATTGGCACAGGTAAAATCATTAATGTAAAAATTATAAAAGCACACAGGCACTCCTTAGAAGGAGAAATCATTAAACAATGA
- a CDS encoding proline--tRNA ligase — translation MRYSKLFIPTMREIPSGINAISHILMLKAGYVRQLAAGLFIFLPLGWRVLNKINTILKEEMERIGAQEISMPILHPAEIWQQTGRWYTIKEEMFRLKDRTGRDMCLGMTHEEIMAWIASKEIKSYRQLPQIWYQIQTKLRDEARPRGGVLRTREFIMKDSYSFDVDWEGLDRSYNLHAEAYHRIFTRCGLKYYQVESDPGVMGDMESHEFMAPTPAGEDDIVLCDKCGYAANIEVAKSQFPTLSPLNLEYKEVYTPQKKSVKEVAEFLGLDEKYFIKSLLVISEKNEPVLVMIRGDQELNEKKLARIIGEFRFATAEEALDIVGVEIGFIGPTEHKIKKIADLSIQKGISYISGANKKDYHLQGIIPEKHFDAQWTDIRKVKEKDNCPKCGNPLKIEKAIEVGNIFKLGTKYTEPLNAYFLDKDGKEKPIIMGSYGIGPARVAAAAIEQNHDADGIIWPKSIAPFDIEIIPLNMADEKTIRIAEDLYEKVTEIYNSFADRHMEVLIDDRDERPGVKFKDADLIGIPIQVIIGEKVLKENKIEIKKRRTKESKKVPINKAVVEIVNSYYETY, via the coding sequence ATGAGATACTCTAAACTATTTATCCCTACTATGAGAGAAATCCCTTCTGGAATTAACGCAATATCTCACATTTTAATGCTCAAAGCTGGATATGTCAGACAACTAGCTGCTGGATTATTTATTTTCTTACCACTTGGATGGCGTGTTTTAAATAAAATAAACACGATTCTCAAAGAAGAAATGGAGCGAATTGGAGCTCAAGAGATTTCAATGCCTATTCTTCATCCAGCAGAAATATGGCAACAAACAGGTAGATGGTATACAATCAAAGAGGAAATGTTTAGATTAAAAGACAGAACCGGTAGAGACATGTGTCTTGGAATGACCCATGAAGAAATTATGGCATGGATAGCTTCAAAAGAAATAAAGTCCTATAGACAACTACCTCAGATATGGTATCAGATTCAAACAAAATTAAGAGATGAAGCAAGGCCTCGTGGAGGGGTTTTAAGAACAAGAGAATTTATTATGAAAGACAGTTACAGTTTTGATGTTGACTGGGAAGGTCTTGACAGAAGTTATAATTTGCATGCTGAAGCATATCATAGAATTTTTACAAGATGTGGATTAAAATACTACCAAGTTGAATCTGATCCTGGAGTAATGGGTGATATGGAATCGCATGAGTTTATGGCTCCAACACCTGCTGGTGAAGACGATATTGTTTTATGTGATAAATGTGGCTATGCAGCAAACATAGAAGTTGCTAAATCTCAGTTCCCTACTCTATCACCTTTAAATCTGGAATATAAAGAAGTATACACACCTCAAAAAAAATCAGTAAAAGAAGTTGCAGAATTTTTAGGTTTAGACGAAAAGTATTTTATTAAATCTCTTCTTGTTATATCAGAAAAAAATGAACCTGTACTTGTTATGATTAGAGGTGATCAGGAACTTAATGAAAAGAAACTTGCAAGAATTATAGGAGAATTTCGTTTTGCTACTGCTGAAGAGGCTCTTGATATAGTTGGAGTAGAAATAGGATTTATCGGACCAACTGAACATAAAATCAAAAAAATTGCTGATTTATCAATTCAAAAAGGAATTTCCTATATCTCTGGAGCAAATAAAAAAGACTATCATCTTCAAGGAATTATTCCTGAAAAACATTTTGATGCTCAATGGACCGATATAAGAAAAGTTAAAGAAAAAGACAACTGTCCAAAGTGTGGAAATCCTTTGAAGATTGAAAAAGCAATTGAAGTTGGTAATATCTTTAAATTGGGTACAAAATATACAGAACCTCTCAATGCCTATTTTTTAGATAAAGATGGTAAAGAAAAACCAATTATTATGGGAAGTTATGGTATAGGACCTGCAAGAGTAGCTGCTGCTGCAATTGAACAAAATCATGATGCTGATGGAATAATATGGCCTAAAAGTATAGCTCCGTTTGATATTGAAATTATTCCTCTTAATATGGCTGATGAAAAAACAATTAGGATTGCAGAAGATTTATATGAAAAAGTTACAGAAATTTATAACAGTTTCGCAGACAGACATATGGAAGTTTTAATTGATGATAGAGATGAACGCCCAGGTGTTAAATTTAAAGATGCCGATTTAATTGGAATACCAATTCAGGTCATAATTGGTGAAAAGGTACTTAAGGAAAATAAAATTGAAATTAAGAAAAGGAGAACAAAAGAGAGTAAAAAAGTTCCTATAAATAAAGCTGTTGTTGAAATAGTTAATTCCTATTATGAAACCTACTGA
- a CDS encoding 2-oxoacid:acceptor oxidoreductase family protein, with product MEQRIIIAGSGGQGILFLGKVLAHVAIKENKEVTWFPSYGAEIRGGTANCMVVISDELIGSPIVKNADYLIVLNEASFNKFMSRVTQGGYLIYDSSIIKNSKSLNDINVYPVNASQEASLIANPRLANMVLLGAFVKISRIFNIEKVLETIEEIIPPKRKEMIEINKSLILRGFSIVES from the coding sequence ATGGAACAACGCATAATTATAGCAGGTTCTGGTGGTCAGGGAATTCTTTTTTTAGGTAAAGTTCTTGCCCATGTTGCAATTAAAGAAAACAAGGAAGTAACATGGTTCCCATCTTATGGTGCTGAAATACGTGGAGGAACAGCAAATTGTATGGTTGTTATATCTGACGAACTTATAGGTTCACCAATTGTTAAAAATGCCGATTATCTTATCGTGTTAAATGAAGCTTCCTTTAATAAATTTATGAGTAGAGTAACACAGGGAGGTTATCTTATTTATGATTCTTCAATAATAAAAAATTCAAAATCCCTTAATGATATAAATGTTTATCCAGTTAATGCTTCCCAGGAAGCATCATTGATTGCAAATCCTCGGCTTGCAAATATGGTTCTCCTTGGTGCTTTCGTAAAAATATCCAGAATATTTAACATAGAAAAAGTTCTTGAAACAATCGAAGAAATTATTCCACCCAAAAGAAAAGAGATGATTGAAATTAATAAAAGTCTTATCCTTAGAGGTTTTTCCATCGTTGAAAGTTAG
- a CDS encoding Ppx/GppA phosphatase family protein, which translates to MKPTENIAVVDIGSNTLRLLIGNIRKNKICRVYTDRVVTRLGKNLEENGNIKEEAIEDSINALKNFKKLSETFNVSCIIAVGTSALREAKNSIYFCEKVKESTGINVHIISGEEEAYYTLCGIMNEELEKEHSLFIVDIGGGSTEWIEWKDQTFRIGSIPIGAIKIKEKFLNTDSYFEENIESAREFIEKKISIILPKVKIRKFIASGGTASTLAMINFGLSTYQPEKTHMSEIDVIKFKMILKNLLSISIQERKKIKGMPADRADIICAGLIILEKIIDYLNVERLTISEYGILEGIMKNYKKFCYNNPL; encoded by the coding sequence ATGAAACCTACTGAAAATATAGCCGTTGTTGATATAGGAAGTAATACCCTGAGATTATTAATAGGAAATATAAGAAAAAATAAAATTTGTAGAGTTTACACTGATAGAGTTGTAACCCGTCTTGGTAAAAATCTTGAAGAAAATGGAAATATTAAAGAGGAAGCAATAGAAGATTCAATTAATGCTTTAAAAAATTTTAAAAAACTATCTGAAACTTTTAATGTTTCCTGTATAATTGCTGTTGGAACAAGTGCTTTAAGAGAAGCAAAGAATAGTATTTATTTTTGTGAAAAGGTAAAGGAATCTACAGGAATTAATGTTCATATAATCTCTGGAGAAGAAGAAGCCTATTATACATTATGTGGAATTATGAATGAAGAATTGGAAAAGGAGCATTCACTTTTTATAGTTGATATTGGAGGAGGAAGCACAGAGTGGATAGAGTGGAAAGATCAGACATTTAGGATAGGTTCAATACCAATAGGTGCTATAAAAATTAAGGAAAAATTCTTGAATACTGATTCTTACTTTGAAGAAAATATAGAGAGTGCAAGAGAATTTATAGAAAAAAAAATAAGTATAATTCTACCAAAAGTAAAAATCAGGAAATTTATTGCTAGTGGAGGGACGGCATCTACACTTGCTATGATTAATTTTGGATTATCAACTTATCAACCAGAAAAAACTCATATGAGTGAAATTGATGTTATAAAATTTAAGATGATACTTAAAAATTTATTATCTATTTCCATACAAGAAAGAAAAAAAATAAAAGGAATGCCTGCTGATAGAGCAGATATTATATGTGCGGGGTTGATCATTTTAGAAAAAATTATTGATTATCTGAATGTTGAAAGATTAACTATTAGTGAATATGGAATTTTGGAAGGGATAATGAAAAATTATAAAAAATTTTGCTATAATAATCCGTTATGA
- a CDS encoding flavodoxin family protein, translating into MKVTAFNGSPRKNGNTYHAIKMVVEELKKEKIKVEIIHVGNKKIRGCIACYRCAKNKDEKCSINDEVNQWIQKIKESDGVILGSPVYFSGIAGTFKCFLDRAFLVASVNGGMFRHKVGVAVVADRRSGGVSTFDQLLHYLHYAEMIVPSSNYWNVVFGMNPGEVLKDEEGMQIMRILGKNMAWTLKLIENGNSIISKPDKEAKIFTNFIR; encoded by the coding sequence ATGAAGGTTACAGCCTTTAATGGAAGTCCAAGAAAAAACGGTAATACTTATCATGCTATAAAAATGGTAGTTGAAGAGTTAAAAAAAGAAAAAATAAAAGTTGAAATAATTCATGTTGGAAATAAGAAAATAAGGGGATGTATTGCATGTTATAGATGTGCAAAAAATAAGGATGAAAAATGCTCAATTAATGATGAGGTTAATCAATGGATTCAAAAAATAAAAGAATCTGATGGTGTTATACTAGGTTCTCCAGTTTATTTTTCAGGCATAGCTGGTACATTTAAATGCTTTTTAGATAGAGCCTTTCTTGTAGCATCCGTAAATGGAGGAATGTTTAGACATAAAGTCGGAGTAGCTGTTGTAGCTGATAGACGCTCAGGTGGGGTATCAACTTTTGATCAACTTTTGCATTATCTCCATTATGCAGAGATGATTGTTCCATCGTCTAATTACTGGAATGTAGTATTTGGAATGAATCCAGGAGAAGTTTTAAAAGATGAAGAAGGTATGCAGATAATGAGAATACTTGGGAAAAATATGGCATGGACATTAAAACTCATTGAAAATGGAAATAGTATAATAAGTAAGCCTGATAAGGAAGCAAAAATATTTACTAATTTTATAAGATAA
- a CDS encoding cytochrome c3 family protein — protein MKSKKGLMVLIAASFLFAISFVYAQPQDVYKLHWDGGKFPPVDFTHKKHIENYKVDCKVCHHKDANPAEKAQKCTTCHDVAEAKDNAPKAMDAYHKNCIDCHKKENEAGKAAPTKCNECHKKS, from the coding sequence ATGAAATCTAAAAAAGGATTGATGGTTCTTATTGCTGCTAGTTTTCTATTTGCTATTTCCTTTGTCTATGCTCAGCCTCAGGATGTTTACAAGTTACATTGGGATGGTGGAAAGTTCCCACCAGTTGATTTTACGCACAAGAAACATATTGAAAATTATAAGGTGGATTGCAAAGTCTGTCACCACAAGGATGCAAATCCTGCTGAAAAGGCTCAGAAATGCACAACATGTCATGATGTTGCAGAGGCAAAAGACAATGCACCAAAGGCAATGGATGCATATCACAAGAACTGTATAGATTGCCATAAAAAGGAAAACGAGGCTGGAAAAGCAGCACCAACAAAGTGTAATGAATGTCACAAAAAGTCTTAA